A region from the uncultured Macellibacteroides sp. genome encodes:
- the tnpB gene encoding IS66 family insertion sequence element accessory protein TnpB (TnpB, as the term is used for proteins encoded by IS66 family insertion elements, is considered an accessory protein, since TnpC, encoded by a neighboring gene, is a DDE family transposase.), translated as MFALTESMNYYLCPHYVDMRKGIYSLYQLVKSDMKRNPLSGEVFLFLGRNRSLIKILHWENGGFVLYQKKLEQGTFEVPRFNPSSNEFEMKWKTFVLIMEGVSVRSAKYRRRFKY; from the coding sequence ATGTTTGCACTTACAGAATCCATGAACTATTATCTATGTCCGCATTATGTGGATATGCGCAAAGGTATCTATTCCTTGTACCAGTTGGTAAAATCAGATATGAAACGTAATCCTTTGTCCGGAGAGGTTTTTCTCTTCCTTGGCAGGAACCGGTCGTTAATTAAGATCCTTCATTGGGAAAACGGAGGATTTGTTTTGTATCAGAAAAAACTGGAACAGGGCACCTTTGAAGTTCCCCGGTTTAACCCTTCAAGCAATGAATTTGAGATGAAATGGAAGACTTTTGTTTTGATAATGGAGGGCGTCTCTGTTCGTTCGGCAAAGTACAGGAGAAGGTTTAAGTATTGA
- a CDS encoding aldo/keto reductase, whose product MKRREFIHAAALSSLALTIPQVRAFGSNFPVGFELPKRILGRTGEKVSSIAFGGIMLNDHSPEFANEIVAKAIEMGVTYFDVAPSYGNAEEKLGPALKPYRKDCFLACKTHERSREGAEKTLTQSLINLETDHFDLFQLHAITTRDDVEKAFAPGGAMEVIEKAKKDGKIRYVGFSAHSVEAAMLAMEKYDFDTAMFPINFACWNAGDFGPQIYEKALSRNMGIIALKAMALTANKPGQEKYDKNVWYQPVTDEETTKLALKFTLSKQIATAIPPGKSSLFLKALELMKDYKPITAEESEKLIALAANTEPLFSNK is encoded by the coding sequence ATGAAAAGAAGAGAGTTTATTCATGCTGCTGCCTTAAGCAGCTTAGCCCTCACCATTCCCCAGGTAAGGGCTTTTGGATCTAATTTTCCGGTCGGATTTGAACTTCCGAAACGAATACTTGGCAGAACCGGCGAAAAGGTTTCTTCTATTGCATTTGGTGGAATTATGTTGAACGATCATTCCCCGGAATTTGCAAACGAGATAGTGGCTAAAGCCATTGAAATGGGTGTAACTTACTTCGACGTGGCCCCCAGTTACGGCAATGCGGAAGAAAAGCTTGGTCCGGCTTTGAAGCCTTACCGAAAGGATTGTTTTCTGGCGTGTAAAACCCATGAACGAAGCCGTGAAGGTGCGGAAAAGACGTTAACGCAATCGTTGATTAATCTGGAAACAGATCATTTTGACTTGTTTCAGCTTCATGCCATTACGACAAGGGATGATGTTGAAAAAGCGTTTGCTCCCGGTGGCGCCATGGAAGTGATAGAAAAAGCAAAAAAGGATGGGAAGATACGATACGTAGGTTTTTCGGCCCATTCGGTGGAAGCGGCTATGCTGGCTATGGAAAAATACGATTTCGACACGGCCATGTTCCCCATTAACTTTGCCTGTTGGAATGCCGGAGATTTCGGTCCGCAGATTTATGAAAAGGCGTTATCCCGCAACATGGGTATCATCGCGCTGAAAGCAATGGCTCTTACTGCAAACAAACCCGGGCAGGAGAAATACGACAAAAACGTATGGTACCAGCCGGTTACTGACGAAGAAACGACAAAGCTGGCTTTGAAATTCACCCTGTCGAAGCAAATTGCCACAGCCATTCCTCCGGGAAAATCATCCCTGTTCCTGAAAGCTCTGGAGCTTATGAAAGATTATAAGCCTATTACTGCAGAAGAATCGGAAAAACTTATCGCGCTTGCCGCCAATACAGAGCCCTTATTTTCAAACAAGTAG
- a CDS encoding IS66 family transposase: MNSKRMIELLEDQLKLFSEREKIHLEQLIRQSAQIERLSVQVGSLTDTVRSLEESLLQKNGDMEKLSGKNRGMSKLLSNKSEKRVPDAAKEEPAEIAPPVSPKDRGNNNAKRKEHFSLETIVEHVYPDDPAFDKDKARVIGSVDSIMYTYSKARFTKTIYRQYNCVQQEKVYSGKAPRPPLQNSNYDASFIAGMLQLRYVYSMPVERIVKYFTENGFELNKATAHGLIKKSAGLMDRLDDALHTAILEDDYLCMDESYHTILTKEKNKNGKGVRKGYIWAALANTKKLVQYFYENGSRSREVLTNYIGNHYKGAIQCDGLINYKILETDTYPDVIRLACFQHCKRQFLDIENDKEAIGIVNIINRLYQAEHKIEAKWKPDKILKYRQKYAPPILAELKNKLLEIQSNPSTLPKSPLSKATNYTLNEYDSLCNYIVSPDYALDNNAVERCMRSISLSRKNSLFCGSHQGAKRTALLYSLAISCKLHRINTFEYFTDILSRLAYISPTAPDQIYRDLLPDKWTKL, encoded by the coding sequence ATGAATAGCAAACGGATGATTGAATTACTGGAAGACCAGCTGAAGCTTTTTTCTGAAAGAGAAAAGATCCATTTGGAACAACTCATCCGGCAATCTGCACAAATAGAAAGACTCTCTGTGCAGGTTGGTAGCTTAACCGATACAGTCCGTTCGCTGGAAGAAAGTCTGCTTCAGAAGAACGGGGACATGGAGAAGCTTAGCGGGAAAAACCGGGGAATGAGCAAGCTTCTCTCCAATAAATCAGAAAAGCGTGTGCCCGATGCCGCAAAAGAAGAACCGGCAGAAATAGCTCCCCCTGTTTCACCCAAGGACCGTGGAAACAACAATGCCAAACGGAAAGAACACTTCTCTCTGGAAACCATTGTCGAGCATGTATATCCCGATGATCCTGCCTTTGATAAAGATAAGGCCAGGGTCATAGGATCAGTGGACTCCATTATGTACACTTACAGCAAAGCCAGGTTTACAAAAACTATATACAGACAGTACAATTGTGTACAGCAGGAAAAGGTTTACTCGGGCAAGGCCCCCAGACCTCCGCTGCAGAACTCAAACTACGATGCCTCTTTTATCGCCGGCATGCTGCAACTGAGATACGTTTACTCCATGCCTGTGGAGCGGATTGTCAAGTATTTTACAGAGAACGGCTTTGAATTAAACAAAGCTACCGCTCACGGACTGATTAAGAAGTCCGCCGGATTAATGGACCGTCTGGATGATGCTCTTCATACAGCTATCCTTGAGGATGACTATCTTTGTATGGATGAAAGCTACCATACCATCCTTACCAAAGAGAAAAATAAGAATGGTAAGGGCGTACGCAAAGGGTATATATGGGCAGCACTGGCCAATACAAAGAAATTAGTCCAGTACTTTTATGAAAACGGCTCCCGATCCCGGGAGGTTCTCACCAACTATATAGGCAATCACTACAAAGGAGCCATCCAGTGTGACGGACTGATCAACTATAAAATACTTGAGACCGATACCTATCCTGACGTAATCCGGCTGGCATGCTTCCAGCATTGCAAGCGTCAGTTCCTGGATATCGAAAACGATAAAGAAGCCATCGGGATTGTCAACATAATCAACCGGCTCTATCAGGCGGAGCATAAGATCGAAGCGAAATGGAAGCCCGACAAAATCCTGAAATATAGACAGAAGTATGCCCCACCCATACTAGCCGAACTAAAAAACAAATTGTTGGAAATACAATCCAACCCATCTACCCTTCCCAAGAGTCCGCTCTCTAAGGCCACGAATTATACGCTCAACGAGTATGATTCCCTGTGCAATTACATTGTTAGTCCGGACTATGCTTTGGACAACAATGCTGTGGAACGATGTATGCGAAGTATATCTTTAAGCAGAAAGAACTCTCTTTTTTGTGGCTCTCACCAGGGAGCTAAGAGAACAGCATTGCTATACTCGCTGGCCATATCCTGCAAGCTCCATAGAATTAATACCTTCGAATACTTCACAGATATATTAAGTCGGTTGGCCTACATTAGCCCAACAGCTCCTGACCAAATATACCGAGATTTACTCCCTGACAAGTGGACTAAACTGTAA
- a CDS encoding HU family DNA-binding protein, producing MAAKYNLFKNPPKGNKSEQETFHARIVPGKTIQTDQIARELATMSSVSTGDVVSVLDNLSHMLSMHLKEGNNVNLDKIGHFSVSISSPKQLTGDKKIRSASVRFKKVNFRCARELKKGLFSMPMQREPAGKGEALSPQQRQNRILSYMASKTSVTTTQCISINQCTRYTASQDLKALLEADKVNKLGAAKNIIYILK from the coding sequence ATGGCAGCAAAATATAACCTGTTCAAAAATCCACCAAAAGGAAACAAAAGCGAACAAGAAACATTTCATGCGCGGATTGTACCCGGAAAAACCATTCAGACGGATCAGATTGCCAGGGAACTGGCCACAATGTCGTCTGTTTCTACCGGCGATGTTGTAAGCGTATTAGACAATCTGTCCCACATGCTTAGTATGCATCTCAAAGAAGGAAATAATGTGAATCTGGACAAAATTGGTCATTTCTCTGTTTCAATTTCCAGTCCGAAGCAACTTACCGGAGATAAGAAAATTCGTTCGGCGTCGGTCCGCTTCAAAAAAGTAAATTTCCGTTGCGCACGCGAACTGAAAAAAGGCCTTTTCTCCATGCCCATGCAGAGAGAACCCGCCGGAAAAGGGGAAGCTTTATCCCCCCAGCAACGACAAAACAGAATACTTAGCTACATGGCCAGTAAAACGAGCGTTACAACCACCCAATGCATCTCCATCAACCAATGTACCCGTTATACGGCATCACAAGACCTGAAAGCATTGCTAGAGGCCGATAAAGTGAATAAACTAGGCGCTGCCAAGAACATTATCTATATTTTAAAGTAA
- a CDS encoding DUF4621 domain-containing protein — MIKLYNWIPALCNFQLEFCFKTLTNKALAPCIFFLILGAGCVDDTYDLNNGISTDISLGGDSLYLPLGETDSLRLSKFIDDQHISEIVLENGAYYIVYSDTLKASVPSPDDYKINDLQVLSDISLPEGLSATNDIPYPSDVSFALTPVQENFSLNLSSHIERLDSALLDISGAYSQLVVDVSFQSLRLVQGDASVNFEIQFPKELKVYDPITGSELANATYSKTLSLSQSSYRLNFKVKKITGADSYQVTTRQTLQIKKNGVIHVDQNPGIRIGTKLSNLRYKTIYGVFDAAIDVQSGKTDLRSLTDIFDGDDNVLSFSEPRIFVTTKTNIGIPATANLKLASVKNGLVTQSMETKLRVPSPLLPFNEKTSKFGIGPVQLPGWDGEAWDYTPIGNLIKTSPDYITYAFDPVVDKSVQHFYTRDAYLNIMYVAKVPFAVASDFAVSVSDTLLDVFDQDIREMLFSNGEVEIFGVASTDLPLRISMSMVILDANMLSTGITLDPRQISPGVKGTTTQTDISFLVGEDQIAKMKTAEHILVKFTITSDDVIRNTILKPDDFVHLKLKARKKGGIHID; from the coding sequence ATGATTAAACTATATAATTGGATACCTGCGTTATGCAATTTCCAACTTGAATTTTGCTTTAAAACATTAACTAATAAAGCACTTGCACCTTGTATATTCTTTCTTATCCTTGGTGCGGGATGCGTGGACGATACGTATGATTTGAACAATGGAATCTCCACCGACATTTCGTTGGGTGGAGATTCGTTGTATTTGCCTTTGGGTGAAACGGATTCGCTCAGGCTTAGCAAGTTCATAGATGATCAGCATATTTCGGAAATTGTTCTCGAAAACGGAGCTTACTATATTGTCTACAGCGATACGCTGAAAGCTTCGGTTCCTTCGCCGGACGATTATAAAATAAACGATTTACAGGTTCTGTCGGATATTTCTCTTCCCGAGGGGTTGTCGGCTACAAATGATATTCCCTACCCTTCTGATGTTTCTTTTGCACTGACTCCGGTTCAAGAGAATTTCTCTTTAAATCTTAGCAGTCATATTGAACGTTTAGACTCGGCGCTGTTAGACATTTCGGGCGCTTATTCTCAGCTTGTTGTAGACGTTTCCTTTCAGAGTTTACGACTGGTCCAGGGGGATGCTTCTGTAAATTTTGAGATCCAATTTCCAAAAGAATTGAAGGTGTACGACCCAATAACCGGATCAGAACTGGCCAACGCTACCTACTCCAAAACGTTGTCTTTATCTCAATCTTCGTACCGATTGAATTTCAAGGTAAAGAAAATAACAGGTGCCGATTCGTATCAGGTTACTACCCGCCAAACGCTTCAGATTAAGAAAAACGGGGTGATTCATGTGGATCAGAATCCGGGTATTCGTATCGGTACAAAGCTAAGCAACCTCAGGTACAAAACCATTTATGGCGTATTTGATGCTGCTATCGATGTGCAATCGGGCAAGACTGATCTTCGTTCGCTGACCGACATTTTTGATGGGGACGATAATGTGCTTAGCTTTTCTGAGCCTCGCATTTTTGTTACTACGAAAACAAATATTGGTATTCCGGCGACAGCCAACTTAAAGCTGGCTTCTGTTAAAAACGGCTTAGTCACCCAATCGATGGAGACTAAATTGCGTGTGCCATCTCCTTTGTTACCCTTTAATGAGAAAACATCGAAATTCGGGATCGGTCCGGTACAGTTACCCGGATGGGATGGTGAAGCGTGGGACTATACCCCGATTGGTAATCTGATTAAAACATCTCCTGATTATATCACGTATGCTTTCGATCCGGTTGTTGATAAAAGCGTGCAGCATTTCTATACCAGGGATGCCTACCTGAATATCATGTATGTAGCCAAAGTGCCTTTTGCTGTTGCATCCGACTTTGCCGTTTCTGTTTCGGACACCCTTCTCGATGTATTTGATCAGGATATCAGAGAGATGCTTTTCAGCAACGGAGAGGTTGAAATTTTTGGTGTTGCATCCACCGACTTGCCTTTACGTATAAGTATGAGTATGGTTATTCTGGATGCGAATATGTTGAGTACAGGTATTACCCTGGATCCCCGGCAAATTAGTCCGGGTGTAAAAGGTACAACAACTCAGACGGATATTTCGTTTCTCGTTGGAGAAGATCAGATAGCCAAAATGAAGACTGCCGAACACATTCTGGTAAAATTTACAATCACTTCCGACGATGTTATTCGGAATACGATACTTAAACCCGACGATTTTGTGCATCTGAAACTGAAAGCTCGTAAAAAGGGTGGAATTCATATTGATTAA
- a CDS encoding DUF4221 family protein, with translation MKNENQIIVVLILLTLLSCHSNTSKKKKSFSLNESDKVLTFSLNSHTKSSINVMSLFTDSTGKEYLTFQNPGQNGILFYDMHTQELAFEVEPEVDGSNSVGFYMGYYIQSLDSIFLTSSDGISKITLIDHKARIINQYPHDKTQDSISLQDYHAISFVYKPIININNKLYIMPSCNRWTDKDPVCAYIDLTDHTVHALHGFEYPSFPGADNKAKFSGVENDVSRCYDGKRFVYAFYYDEDIYVVSPDHKSIQRVKVKSQYIDKVKQLNDYVLTEKEMCENPNYGNLIYDKYRNVYYRIAYPETEIEKNVRPLELLMYGRKKFSIIILDQDFNTIGETLFPEYIYNSAVMFIREDGLYISTSHPMNPDYSDDKLTFKCLTLENTEL, from the coding sequence ATGAAAAATGAAAACCAAATCATAGTTGTATTGATTTTGTTAACCTTGTTGTCTTGCCATAGCAATACTTCAAAAAAAAAGAAATCCTTTTCATTGAACGAATCTGATAAGGTACTAACGTTTAGTCTTAACAGCCATACTAAGTCTTCCATCAATGTAATGTCTCTTTTTACTGATTCAACGGGAAAAGAATACCTGACATTTCAAAATCCTGGTCAGAATGGTATTCTATTTTATGATATGCATACGCAGGAGTTGGCATTTGAAGTAGAACCGGAGGTAGACGGAAGCAATAGCGTCGGGTTTTATATGGGATACTATATTCAAAGTCTGGACAGCATATTCTTAACCTCGTCTGATGGCATTTCAAAAATAACCTTGATAGACCACAAAGCAAGGATAATAAACCAGTATCCACACGATAAGACCCAAGATAGTATCTCTTTACAGGATTATCATGCAATTTCTTTTGTTTACAAGCCGATTATAAACATCAATAATAAGCTATATATTATGCCTTCATGTAACCGGTGGACCGATAAGGATCCTGTCTGTGCTTACATCGACCTGACGGATCATACGGTACATGCACTTCATGGATTTGAGTATCCATCCTTTCCAGGTGCAGACAATAAAGCAAAGTTTTCGGGAGTGGAAAATGATGTTAGCCGGTGCTACGACGGAAAAAGATTTGTTTATGCCTTTTATTACGATGAAGATATTTACGTTGTCTCACCCGATCACAAATCGATTCAGCGGGTGAAGGTTAAGAGCCAATACATCGATAAGGTAAAACAGTTGAACGATTATGTGTTGACCGAAAAAGAGATGTGCGAGAATCCCAATTACGGAAATCTTATCTACGACAAATATCGAAATGTTTATTACAGAATAGCCTATCCGGAAACCGAAATAGAAAAGAATGTACGCCCTCTGGAACTTCTTATGTACGGACGAAAGAAGTTTTCAATAATTATTTTAGATCAGGATTTTAATACAATAGGTGAAACCCTTTTCCCAGAGTACATTTATAATTCGGCTGTCATGTTCATTCGTGAAGACGGTCTATACATATCTACCAGTCATCCCATGAATCCCGATTATTCGGATGATAAACTAACTTTTAAGTGTCTAACTTTAGAAAATACGGAGTTGTGA